In one Candidatus Binataceae bacterium genomic region, the following are encoded:
- a CDS encoding glycosyltransferase family 2 protein: protein MDLSVVVPLYNERDNLVPLHEELTRSLRKLGRSFEVIYVDDGSVDGGIEELRKIRASDPSVHVVRLARNSGQTAAMSCGFNRARGDVIVAMDADMQNNPDDIPLLLAKIGEGYDIVSGWRTERWQDEKLTRRMPSMAANWLISTITGIELHDYGCTFKAYRREVAQGLKLYGEMHRFVPAIAAEQGARVTEVPISFRPRHAGTSKYGLWRIVRTLLDLITVKFLSVYSTAPIQVFGLIGLILSGIGGLWTLMLVMEKLLLGAELGKRPALLLSVLLIVVGVQFISFGLLGEMLARTYHESQGKPIYLVKEEF, encoded by the coding sequence ATGGATCTCTCAGTAGTCGTTCCGCTCTACAACGAGCGGGATAATCTTGTTCCGCTGCACGAGGAGTTGACGCGCTCGCTGCGCAAGCTCGGCCGCTCCTTCGAGGTTATCTACGTCGATGACGGTAGCGTCGACGGCGGTATCGAGGAGCTGCGCAAGATTCGCGCGAGCGATCCGTCGGTGCACGTCGTCCGCCTCGCCCGCAATTCGGGGCAGACCGCCGCGATGTCGTGCGGATTCAATCGCGCGCGCGGCGACGTGATCGTCGCGATGGACGCGGACATGCAGAATAATCCCGACGACATCCCGCTGCTGCTCGCCAAGATCGGCGAAGGCTACGACATCGTCAGCGGATGGCGCACCGAGCGCTGGCAGGACGAAAAGCTGACGCGCCGCATGCCCTCGATGGCGGCCAACTGGCTCATCTCGACGATCACCGGCATCGAGCTGCACGACTACGGATGCACCTTCAAGGCGTATCGGCGCGAAGTCGCGCAGGGGCTCAAGCTCTACGGCGAGATGCATCGCTTCGTTCCCGCGATCGCGGCGGAGCAGGGCGCGCGTGTCACCGAGGTCCCGATCAGCTTTCGTCCGCGTCATGCCGGTACGTCGAAGTACGGGCTGTGGCGAATCGTGCGCACGCTGCTCGATCTGATCACGGTCAAGTTTCTGTCGGTCTATTCGACGGCGCCGATCCAGGTCTTCGGCTTGATTGGCTTAATTCTCAGCGGCATCGGCGGATTGTGGACGCTGATGCTGGTGATGGAAAAGCTTCTGCTTGGCGCCGAGCTCGGCAAACGTCCGGCGCTGTTGCTCTCGGTTCTTCTGATCGTCGTCGGCGTTCAGTTCATCAGCTTCGGGCTGCTCGGCGAGATGCTGGCGCGGACGTATCACGAATCGCAGGGCAAACCTATCTATCTCGTTAAAGAGGAGTTCTAG
- a CDS encoding NAD-dependent epimerase/dehydratase family protein yields the protein MRILVTGGAGFIGSNTVDALVAQDAGEISILDDLSAGKQHQVNPRAAFFKVDLREAAGVKGVIEKVKPEVIIHLAAQMDVRRSVADPAFDAQVNIVGFLNMIEVARQNGLKRVIFSSTGGAIYGEQDQFPCDEEHPRRPISPYGIAKLATEAYLFFYKNEYGIDYTALRYGNVYGPRQDPHGEAGVVAIFCGRILDKKPVTIFGDGKQTRDYVFVGDVVRANLAALRSNASGAFNVGTGIESDVNVLYETLASIADFPAKAEYGPARPGEQRRSVISPAKAAQVLGWRPEKKLADGLAETFKYFKEQRTRSG from the coding sequence ATGCGAATACTGGTAACAGGCGGGGCCGGATTTATCGGCTCCAACACGGTCGACGCGCTCGTCGCGCAGGACGCCGGCGAGATCTCGATCCTCGACGATCTGTCGGCGGGCAAACAGCATCAGGTGAATCCGAGGGCTGCGTTTTTCAAGGTCGATCTGCGCGAAGCCGCGGGAGTGAAGGGCGTCATCGAGAAGGTTAAGCCCGAGGTGATCATTCATCTCGCGGCGCAGATGGACGTGCGGCGCTCGGTTGCCGATCCGGCGTTCGACGCGCAGGTGAATATCGTCGGCTTCCTCAACATGATCGAAGTCGCGCGGCAGAACGGTCTGAAGCGCGTGATCTTCTCCTCGACCGGCGGCGCGATCTATGGCGAGCAGGATCAGTTTCCCTGCGACGAGGAGCATCCGCGCCGGCCGATCAGTCCCTACGGAATCGCCAAGCTCGCTACCGAGGCCTACCTGTTCTTTTACAAGAACGAGTACGGCATCGATTACACGGCGCTGCGCTACGGCAATGTATATGGCCCACGCCAGGATCCGCACGGTGAGGCGGGCGTGGTCGCGATTTTTTGCGGGCGGATCCTCGACAAGAAGCCCGTGACTATCTTCGGCGATGGCAAGCAGACGCGCGACTATGTCTTCGTCGGCGACGTCGTCCGCGCCAATCTCGCGGCGCTCAGGAGCAACGCTTCGGGCGCATTCAACGTCGGCACGGGGATCGAAAGCGACGTGAACGTGCTCTATGAAACGCTCGCGTCGATCGCGGATTTTCCGGCCAAGGCCGAATACGGCCCGGCGCGGCCCGGTGAGCAGCGGCGCTCGGTGATCTCTCCGGCCAAGGCTGCGCAGGTGCTCGGATGGCGTCCGGAAAAGAAGCTCGCCGACGGTCTCGCCGAGACCTTCAAGTATTTCAAGGAACAGCGGACCCGCTCGGGGTGA
- the carA gene encoding glutamine-hydrolyzing carbamoyl-phosphate synthase small subunit — MSRREAILALADGRIFRGRAFGAIGETVGEVVFNTAMTGYQEVLTDPSYRGQLVCMTYPEIGNVGVNREDAESQRVFAEGFIVREYWERPSNWRSEMPLGRYLEEAGVVGIEGIDTRALVRHLRDHGAQEGVISSVDLDPASLIARAKASPGLVGRDLVREVSCAKPYDWNVGDWELGHGYRHASTEQMLDAPLIVALDYGIKHNILRRLVGNGFRVKVMPAVSTAEEILAQEADGIFLSNGPGDPAALPYAYKAVAGLLGRKPVFGICLGHQMIGLALGGTTYKLDFGHHGANHPVMDLRTQRVEITSQNHGFAVDTDSLNGKAELSHLNLNDKTVEGLRGIGSPFFSVQYHPEASPGPHDSSYLFRRFRRMVEAFPRFGAETLERIIADETAGARA, encoded by the coding sequence ATGAGCAGGCGCGAAGCGATATTGGCGCTCGCCGACGGCCGCATCTTTCGCGGTCGCGCCTTCGGCGCGATCGGCGAGACGGTCGGCGAAGTGGTCTTCAACACCGCGATGACCGGGTACCAGGAAGTGCTGACCGACCCGTCGTATCGCGGGCAGCTCGTGTGCATGACCTATCCCGAAATCGGCAACGTCGGAGTCAACCGCGAGGACGCCGAGTCGCAACGCGTCTTTGCTGAAGGATTTATCGTCCGCGAGTATTGGGAGCGTCCCTCGAACTGGCGCTCCGAGATGCCGCTCGGCAGGTACCTCGAAGAGGCCGGTGTCGTCGGTATCGAGGGCATCGACACGCGTGCGCTGGTGCGTCATCTGCGCGATCACGGCGCGCAGGAGGGCGTCATCTCCAGCGTCGATCTCGATCCCGCTTCGCTCATCGCCAGGGCCAAGGCATCGCCGGGCCTCGTCGGACGCGATCTGGTGAGGGAAGTAAGCTGCGCCAAGCCTTACGACTGGAACGTCGGCGACTGGGAACTCGGACACGGCTATCGCCATGCGAGCACGGAGCAGATGCTCGATGCGCCGCTCATCGTCGCGCTCGACTACGGCATCAAGCACAACATCCTGCGCCGCCTCGTCGGCAACGGTTTTCGCGTCAAAGTCATGCCCGCGGTCTCGACCGCCGAAGAAATCCTCGCGCAGGAAGCTGACGGTATCTTTTTGTCAAACGGCCCCGGCGATCCCGCCGCATTGCCATATGCGTACAAGGCCGTTGCCGGCCTGCTGGGTAGGAAACCGGTATTCGGTATTTGCCTTGGGCATCAGATGATCGGACTCGCGCTCGGCGGGACGACCTACAAGCTCGATTTCGGCCATCACGGTGCGAATCATCCGGTGATGGATCTGCGCACGCAGCGCGTGGAAATCACTTCGCAGAATCACGGCTTCGCGGTCGATACCGATTCGCTAAACGGCAAGGCGGAGCTGTCGCACCTGAATCTGAATGACAAAACCGTGGAGGGACTTCGCGGAATCGGTTCGCCGTTTTTCTCGGTGCAGTATCATCCCGAGGCCTCCCCGGGCCCGCACGATTCGAGCTACCTGTTTCGCCGCTTCCGCCGGATGGTCGAGGCCTTCCCGCGCTTCGGCGCCGAGACGCTCGAACGAATCATCGCCGATGAAACCGCGGGGGCGCGTGCTTAA
- the lepA gene encoding translation elongation factor 4 — MTEPASIRNFSIIAHIDHGKSTLADRLLERTGALSKRELKEQFLDSMDLERERGITIKARSVRLAYDAKDGRQYTLNLIDTPGHVDFAYEVSRSLAACEGALLVVDASQGVEAQTLANVYLALDHGLEIVPVINKIDLPGADVERTRKQIEDIIGLPADDAILTSAKEGVGIDEVLEAIVKRIPAPKPQPGAGTRALIFDSWYDSYEGVIGLVRVFGGELKRGMKVRLMGTDKTGEVMRLGHFTPHEQPADTLGPGEVGFVVAGIKTVQDMRVGDTITDDDNPAAEPLPGFKELKPMVFAGLYPTEANQYGALRDAIDKLRLNDASLICEPESSQALGFGFRAGFLGLLHMEIAQERLEREFGINLIVTAPTVAYQVRNSAGKTTMVDNPAFLPDENSIEAIEEPFILASIHMPEEFLGGVMALCEDRRGLQRDLKFLGNNRVILHYELPLAEIVFDFYDRLKSVSRGYASLDYEFLDFRAGPLVKLDIRINGDVVDALSVIVHRDKAYERGRALCEKMRQLIPRQMFEVAIQASIGARIIARESVKALRKNVTAKCYGGDITRKRKLLEKQKEGKKRMKQVGRVEIPQEAFLALLKVGE, encoded by the coding sequence ATGACCGAACCTGCCTCGATTCGTAATTTCTCGATCATTGCGCATATCGATCACGGCAAGTCCACGCTCGCCGATCGATTGCTCGAACGCACCGGTGCGCTCAGCAAGCGCGAGCTCAAGGAACAGTTTCTCGACTCGATGGATTTGGAGCGAGAGCGCGGCATCACGATCAAAGCGCGCTCGGTGCGTCTTGCCTACGACGCGAAAGACGGCAGGCAGTACACACTCAACCTGATCGACACTCCCGGTCACGTTGACTTCGCCTACGAGGTATCGCGCAGCCTCGCCGCCTGCGAGGGCGCGCTGCTCGTGGTCGATGCGAGCCAGGGTGTCGAAGCGCAGACGCTGGCGAACGTTTACCTCGCACTCGATCATGGCCTCGAGATCGTGCCGGTCATCAACAAGATCGATCTGCCAGGGGCCGACGTTGAGCGCACGCGCAAGCAGATCGAGGACATTATCGGTCTGCCCGCCGACGACGCGATCCTGACCAGCGCGAAAGAGGGTGTCGGTATCGACGAGGTGCTCGAAGCGATCGTCAAACGTATCCCGGCGCCCAAGCCTCAGCCGGGCGCAGGCACGCGCGCACTCATCTTCGACAGTTGGTATGACAGCTACGAGGGCGTGATCGGTCTCGTGCGCGTGTTTGGCGGCGAACTCAAGCGTGGGATGAAAGTGCGCCTGATGGGCACGGACAAAACCGGCGAGGTGATGCGCCTGGGACACTTCACGCCGCACGAGCAGCCAGCCGACACGCTCGGCCCCGGCGAAGTCGGCTTCGTCGTCGCGGGAATCAAGACCGTTCAGGACATGCGCGTCGGCGATACGATTACGGACGACGACAATCCCGCCGCCGAGCCGCTGCCGGGTTTCAAAGAGCTCAAGCCGATGGTGTTCGCCGGTCTCTATCCGACCGAGGCGAATCAGTACGGCGCGCTCCGTGATGCGATCGACAAGCTCCGTCTGAACGACGCAAGTCTTATCTGCGAGCCCGAGTCCTCCCAGGCGCTGGGCTTTGGCTTTCGCGCGGGGTTCCTCGGACTGCTGCACATGGAGATCGCGCAGGAACGCCTCGAGCGCGAGTTCGGTATCAATCTGATCGTCACGGCGCCGACCGTCGCCTATCAGGTGCGCAATTCTGCCGGCAAGACGACGATGGTCGACAACCCCGCGTTCCTGCCCGACGAAAATTCGATCGAGGCCATCGAGGAGCCATTCATTCTCGCCTCCATTCACATGCCCGAGGAGTTTCTCGGCGGGGTGATGGCGCTCTGCGAGGATCGCCGCGGCTTGCAACGCGATCTGAAGTTTCTCGGCAACAACCGCGTGATTCTCCATTATGAACTGCCGCTGGCCGAGATCGTCTTCGACTTCTACGACCGGCTGAAATCGGTCAGCCGCGGCTACGCCTCGCTCGACTATGAGTTTCTGGACTTCCGCGCCGGGCCTCTGGTTAAATTGGATATCCGGATCAACGGCGACGTCGTGGACGCGCTCTCGGTCATAGTGCATCGCGACAAAGCCTACGAACGGGGCCGGGCGCTATGCGAGAAGATGCGGCAACTCATTCCGCGCCAGATGTTCGAAGTCGCAATTCAGGCCTCGATCGGCGCACGAATCATCGCCCGTGAATCGGTAAAAGCGCTGCGCAAGAACGTCACCGCCAAATGCTACGGCGGCGACATCACGCGCAAACGCAAGCTTCTCGAGAAGCAGAAAGAAGGCAAGAAGCGGATGAAACAGGTGGGGCGCGTCGAAATTCCGCAGGAAGCCTTCCTGGCACTGCTCAAGGTTGGAGAGTAG
- a CDS encoding UDP-glucose/GDP-mannose dehydrogenase family protein — protein sequence MNIAVIGSGYVGLVSGTCYSESGNEVICVDIDPKRIAGLVEGKVPIYEPGLEELVRRNTGEHRLSFTTDTPSAVAQSMVSFIAVGTPMSASGAADLSGVFKAAEDVAKAVTGYHVIVVKSTVPVGTNDRVREIVARHAKHQVDVCSVPEFLKEGSAIEDFMRPDRIVIGSLSDRATAILKEIHAPFVRTDNPILVMDPKSAELTKYASNAMLALRISFINEMANLCDAVGADITSVRRGLGSDRRIGSSFLFPGVGYGGSCFPKDVQALVHTAAEHNLDFALLRAAESVNGRQKQLLPKRVKQHFGADLTGKTFALWGLAFKPRTDDMREAPSLVVIEELLAAGANCQVHDPEALENTRRMVGDRDGRITYHRINYEALKGADALLILTEWNEFRHPNFQRIKSELKQPVIFDGRNLYDPDLMKALDINYYSIGRKPV from the coding sequence ATGAATATAGCGGTCATCGGCAGCGGCTATGTCGGCCTGGTCAGCGGCACCTGCTACTCCGAGAGCGGCAACGAAGTCATCTGCGTCGATATCGATCCAAAGCGAATCGCGGGCCTGGTCGAAGGCAAGGTTCCGATCTACGAACCCGGCCTCGAAGAGCTGGTGCGCCGCAACACCGGTGAGCATCGCCTCAGCTTCACAACCGACACGCCGAGCGCGGTTGCGCAATCGATGGTCTCGTTTATCGCCGTCGGTACTCCCATGAGCGCCTCAGGCGCCGCCGATCTGTCGGGCGTTTTCAAAGCCGCCGAGGATGTCGCCAAGGCCGTCACCGGTTATCACGTGATCGTCGTGAAGAGCACCGTGCCGGTCGGCACCAACGATCGCGTGCGCGAGATCGTCGCGCGTCACGCCAAGCATCAGGTGGATGTCTGCTCGGTTCCTGAATTTTTGAAGGAAGGCTCTGCGATCGAGGATTTCATGCGGCCCGATCGAATCGTGATCGGCAGCCTGAGCGACCGGGCCACCGCGATCTTGAAGGAAATCCACGCGCCGTTCGTGCGCACCGACAATCCGATCCTGGTGATGGATCCGAAGTCGGCGGAGCTGACGAAGTACGCCTCCAATGCGATGCTCGCGCTGCGCATCTCGTTCATCAACGAGATGGCAAACCTGTGCGATGCGGTGGGCGCCGATATCACCTCGGTGCGACGCGGCCTCGGCTCGGATAGGCGGATCGGATCGTCGTTCCTATTCCCGGGCGTTGGCTACGGCGGCTCCTGCTTCCCAAAGGACGTGCAGGCGCTGGTCCATACTGCGGCAGAGCACAATCTCGATTTCGCCCTGCTGCGCGCCGCTGAATCAGTGAACGGGCGCCAGAAACAATTGCTGCCCAAGCGCGTGAAGCAGCATTTCGGCGCCGATCTGACGGGCAAAACGTTCGCGCTGTGGGGGTTGGCATTCAAGCCGCGCACCGACGATATGCGCGAGGCACCGTCGCTGGTCGTGATCGAGGAATTGCTCGCGGCAGGCGCGAACTGCCAGGTGCACGATCCCGAGGCGCTCGAGAACACCCGTAGAATGGTCGGCGACCGCGACGGCCGAATCACGTATCATCGAATTAACTACGAGGCTCTGAAGGGCGCCGACGCGCTGCTCATCCTCACCGAATGGAACGAGTTCCGCCATCCGAATTTCCAGCGAATCAAGAGCGAGCTCAAACAGCCAGTGATATTCGACGGCCGCAACCTGTATGATCCTGATCTGATGAAGGCTCTCGACATCAATTACTACTCGATTGGCCGCAAGCCGGTCTGA
- the lepB gene encoding signal peptidase I, whose amino-acid sequence MAQPARDVNKSSLSGTRPPLGSPAPHKSVIREYGEAMGIALVLAIVIRTFFVQAYKIPSGSMEPTLLVGDHILVNKIIYGLRMPDSLFGVQIPGLPYGKYLFHLEPVHRGDVVVFVFPPDPTKDFIKRVIGLAGDTIQVKNGAVWLNGEPMPDPHAHFEVAAGDRSDVSPRDNFGPITVPPGKLFMMGDNRDRSYDSRFWGFVDDDEVEGKAMIIYWSWDSDGTSLIPIRWNRFGMLVR is encoded by the coding sequence ATGGCGCAACCGGCCCGTGACGTTAACAAGAGTTCCTTGTCCGGAACGCGCCCGCCACTTGGCTCACCGGCGCCGCACAAGTCGGTTATCCGCGAATACGGCGAGGCAATGGGTATCGCGCTCGTCCTCGCGATCGTCATCCGCACCTTCTTCGTCCAGGCGTACAAGATTCCCTCGGGCTCGATGGAGCCGACGCTGCTGGTCGGCGACCACATACTTGTCAACAAGATCATCTACGGCCTGCGGATGCCTGATTCGTTGTTTGGCGTGCAAATCCCGGGGCTCCCTTACGGGAAATATCTTTTCCATCTCGAGCCCGTGCATCGCGGAGATGTCGTCGTGTTCGTGTTCCCGCCCGACCCGACCAAGGACTTCATCAAACGTGTTATCGGCCTTGCGGGCGATACGATCCAGGTGAAAAACGGCGCTGTATGGCTCAACGGAGAGCCGATGCCCGATCCGCATGCGCATTTCGAAGTCGCGGCCGGCGACCGATCGGACGTCTCGCCGCGCGACAATTTCGGCCCCATCACCGTCCCGCCCGGCAAGCTCTTCATGATGGGCGATAATCGCGACCGCAGTTACGACAGCCGCTTCTGGGGATTCGTCGATGATGATGAGGTTGAAGGCAAGGCCATGATCATTTACTGGTCTTGGGACAGCGATGGCACCAGCCTGATTCCGATTCGATGGAACAGGTTCGGGATGCTGGTGCGTTAG
- a CDS encoding dihydroorotase gives MKSGRVIDPANGIDGVMDLLVHDGVVEALDDPGAVSSPGDATVIDAKGLWVVPGLIDPHVHLRDPGFPEKENISSGLRAAAAGGFTTVAAMANTSPVNDTPEITRYMLERAREVGASRLVPVSAVTKALAGKELVDFDAMAAAGARLFSDDGIPIDDLALLSRAFDASKALGMAISLHEEDRGLSCNGAVNAGEVSKRLGVAGYSDAAESARVRRDLSIALGAGAPVHVAHVSTADSLALIRAARRSGAQVSCEVTPHHFALNDSAVLTWGPNAKMNPPLRNARDVEALHEAMADGTIDMIATDHAPHDPRSKQMDHLAAMFGPDTPTPHLTHDLAEIFQQAANGVVGLETSLGLALDLVRRGIIGASRMVQMMATNPARLLRLDRGALAIGDTADIALIDPDIEWIVAPEKFLSKSRNTPFSGTRLHGRAILTIVDGAIVFDGRKKTP, from the coding sequence TTGAAATCCGGCCGAGTGATCGATCCGGCCAACGGCATCGATGGTGTAATGGATCTTCTGGTTCACGACGGCGTGGTTGAAGCGCTCGACGACCCTGGCGCGGTCTCGTCCCCCGGCGATGCGACCGTGATCGACGCGAAGGGTCTGTGGGTCGTTCCAGGCTTGATCGATCCGCACGTGCATCTGCGCGATCCCGGCTTTCCCGAGAAGGAAAATATTTCGAGCGGTCTGCGCGCCGCTGCCGCCGGCGGATTCACTACCGTCGCGGCGATGGCGAACACTTCGCCGGTGAATGACACTCCCGAGATTACGCGCTACATGCTCGAGCGCGCGCGCGAGGTTGGCGCATCGCGGCTTGTTCCGGTTTCTGCCGTCACCAAAGCGCTCGCGGGCAAGGAGCTGGTTGATTTCGATGCGATGGCAGCGGCGGGTGCCCGCCTCTTTTCCGACGACGGAATTCCAATCGATGATCTCGCGCTGCTGTCGCGCGCATTCGATGCGAGCAAGGCTCTGGGCATGGCGATCTCTCTTCACGAAGAGGATCGCGGTCTTTCCTGCAACGGCGCCGTCAATGCCGGCGAAGTTTCAAAGCGCCTCGGCGTTGCCGGTTATTCCGACGCCGCTGAGAGCGCTCGGGTGCGTCGCGATCTCAGCATTGCGCTTGGAGCCGGCGCTCCGGTTCATGTCGCGCACGTTTCAACCGCCGACTCGCTGGCGCTCATCCGTGCCGCGCGCCGGAGCGGCGCGCAGGTCAGTTGCGAGGTGACGCCTCATCACTTCGCGCTCAACGACAGCGCCGTGTTGACCTGGGGCCCGAACGCGAAGATGAATCCGCCGCTGCGCAATGCGCGCGACGTGGAAGCGCTGCACGAGGCGATGGCCGACGGCACGATCGACATGATCGCGACCGATCACGCGCCGCACGATCCGCGCTCCAAGCAGATGGATCACCTGGCCGCGATGTTCGGTCCCGATACGCCGACGCCGCATCTGACGCACGACCTTGCCGAAATATTCCAGCAGGCGGCCAACGGCGTCGTCGGCCTCGAGACTTCGCTCGGTCTAGCGCTCGATCTCGTTCGCCGCGGGATCATCGGTGCATCGCGAATGGTTCAGATGATGGCGACAAATCCGGCGCGGCTGCTTAGATTGGATCGTGGTGCGCTTGCGATCGGCGACACGGCGGACATCGCGCTAATCGATCCGGACATCGAGTGGATCGTGGCGCCGGAAAAGTTTTTATCAAAGAGTCGTAACACTCCGTTCTCAGGGACTCGGCTCCATGGCCGCGCGATTTTGACTATTGTTGACGGCGCAATTGTTTTTGACGGGAGGAAAAAGACGCCCTAA
- the pyrB gene encoding aspartate carbamoyltransferase: protein MPRLTKLDIVSIEDLSTAEIERIFEIAEELERGLEEGKTLGAAGNLVMATLFYEPSTRTRLSFESAMHRLGGSVISSADMHASSAAKGESLADTVRVVSNYADVIVLRHPHDGAARVAAEYATCPVINAGDGSREHPTQTLCDLYILKKKKGHLKGLTVALCGDLKYGRTVHSLIYALARFGANIVAVPQAGMNVPEYVLDRLAAERSYSFSTVTMDELKSLAGGLDALYLTPSGPHQMALFTGDTSAGGRAPAGEPPAALDAFYVTRLQKERLGSKEAATDNYVRFDARALKTSRTQEAVVMHPLPRTNELAYELDEDPRAIYFQQAAAGVPVRMALIAWMIENTKRAEKRIGADGEAAAIRFRTEAAPRCANANCITRFEGLYLRPRFKQARSIDPDALNLRCDYCEREVRVEFVGHTRSHRYYRFDQALHGYVRQWIAEGSLAVFESVKQAEEHGFEPYKRGPQREIMKGGEISNAVESLADQIIADLPDLADVAIVGVVSHGALLAIRLRELIQKKTGIRPPCAAVDVYSSSDPIRPIDATEEFSAADRTIVIVDDVINSGWTVQRAMTMLWQLGRPASVKLAVLIDRGHRAVPIRPNYVGKNIPTSRTERVQVRLTAPGADARHKSQDKVMIYSMVEPLKESEAAT, encoded by the coding sequence ATGCCACGCCTTACGAAACTGGACATCGTTTCAATCGAGGATCTTTCGACCGCCGAGATCGAGCGCATCTTCGAGATCGCCGAGGAGCTTGAGCGCGGTCTCGAAGAGGGTAAAACGCTTGGCGCCGCTGGCAATCTCGTGATGGCGACGCTCTTTTACGAGCCGTCGACACGCACGCGGCTCAGTTTCGAATCCGCGATGCATCGCCTCGGCGGCTCGGTGATCAGCTCCGCTGACATGCACGCGAGTTCCGCCGCCAAGGGCGAGAGTCTCGCCGACACCGTGCGCGTCGTCAGCAACTATGCCGACGTGATCGTGCTGCGGCATCCGCACGATGGCGCCGCACGCGTGGCCGCGGAGTACGCGACCTGTCCCGTCATCAACGCGGGCGACGGCAGCCGCGAGCATCCCACGCAGACCCTCTGCGATCTCTACATCCTGAAGAAAAAGAAAGGCCATCTGAAGGGTCTGACTGTCGCGCTGTGCGGTGACCTCAAGTATGGCCGCACGGTACATTCGCTGATCTATGCGCTCGCCCGCTTCGGCGCGAATATCGTCGCCGTGCCGCAGGCCGGCATGAATGTTCCCGAGTACGTGCTCGATCGCCTCGCCGCCGAGCGCAGCTACAGCTTCTCGACCGTGACGATGGACGAGCTGAAGTCGCTCGCGGGCGGGCTCGACGCGCTCTATCTGACTCCCAGCGGACCGCATCAGATGGCACTCTTCACGGGAGATACTTCGGCTGGAGGACGCGCGCCCGCGGGCGAGCCGCCCGCGGCGCTCGATGCGTTCTACGTCACGCGCCTTCAGAAAGAACGCCTCGGCAGTAAGGAAGCCGCGACTGACAACTACGTGCGCTTCGATGCGCGCGCGCTCAAGACCAGCCGCACACAGGAAGCCGTCGTGATGCATCCGCTGCCGCGCACCAACGAGCTCGCGTACGAGCTCGACGAGGATCCGCGCGCAATCTATTTCCAGCAGGCAGCGGCGGGTGTGCCGGTCCGCATGGCGCTCATCGCGTGGATGATCGAAAACACCAAGCGCGCGGAAAAACGCATCGGCGCCGATGGCGAGGCGGCTGCGATTCGTTTTCGCACCGAGGCGGCGCCGCGATGCGCCAACGCCAACTGCATCACGCGGTTTGAAGGACTGTATCTGCGTCCACGCTTCAAGCAGGCGCGCAGCATCGATCCCGATGCGCTCAATCTGCGCTGCGACTATTGCGAGCGTGAAGTGCGCGTCGAATTCGTTGGCCATACGCGCTCGCATCGGTACTACCGCTTCGACCAGGCGCTCCATGGCTACGTCCGCCAGTGGATCGCGGAAGGCTCGCTCGCCGTTTTCGAAAGCGTCAAGCAGGCAGAGGAGCACGGCTTCGAGCCGTACAAGCGCGGACCGCAGCGCGAGATCATGAAGGGCGGCGAAATCTCGAACGCCGTCGAATCGCTCGCCGATCAAATCATCGCCGACCTGCCGGATCTTGCTGACGTCGCGATCGTCGGCGTCGTGAGCCACGGCGCGCTGCTTGCGATCAGACTGCGCGAGCTCATCCAGAAGAAGACCGGGATTCGTCCGCCGTGCGCGGCGGTCGACGTGTACAGCTCGAGCGATCCGATTCGTCCGATCGATGCCACCGAGGAATTCAGCGCCGCGGATCGCACGATCGTGATCGTCGACGACGTCATCAACAGCGGATGGACCGTGCAGCGCGCGATGACGATGCTGTGGCAGCTCGGGCGGCCTGCCAGCGTGAAGCTCGCGGTCTTGATCGATCGCGGTCATCGCGCGGTGCCGATTCGCCCCAACTACGTCGGCAAGAATATCCCGACTTCGCGCACGGAGCGCGTGCAGGTCCGCCTGACGGCTCCTGGAGCCGACGCGAGACATAAGTCGCAAGATAAGGTGATGATCTATTCGATGGTCGAACCGCTCAAGGAGTCTGAAGCGGCAACGTGA
- the pyrR gene encoding bifunctional pyr operon transcriptional regulator/uracil phosphoribosyltransferase PyrR: MSNGKPNVVLDAAQVGRSIKRIALEISERNNGAENIVLVGIVRRGANLAERIAAELRQHGKGEVPVGTIDISSYRDDGRGTPGDPRLLGRDIPFVFDGKTVVLVDDVLYTGRTVRAALDAITDLGRAESVQLAVLVDRGEHELPIRADYVGKNIPAPRGQRVYVRLSEIDGADAVVIGERK, encoded by the coding sequence ATGAGCAACGGCAAGCCCAATGTCGTGCTCGACGCCGCGCAGGTCGGGCGCTCAATCAAGCGCATCGCGCTCGAAATTTCCGAACGTAATAACGGCGCCGAAAATATCGTCCTCGTCGGTATTGTGCGCCGCGGCGCAAACCTCGCTGAGCGTATCGCAGCCGAGCTGCGGCAGCATGGCAAGGGCGAGGTGCCGGTCGGCACGATCGACATCTCGTCGTATCGCGACGATGGCCGCGGCACGCCTGGCGATCCGCGTCTGCTCGGCCGCGACATTCCTTTCGTCTTCGATGGCAAGACCGTCGTGCTCGTCGACGATGTCCTCTATACCGGGCGCACGGTGCGCGCCGCGCTCGATGCGATAACCGATCTCGGCCGTGCTGAATCGGTTCAGCTCGCGGTGCTCGTCGATCGCGGCGAGCATGAATTGCCGATCCGCGCCGACTATGTCGGCAAGAACATTCCCGCCCCACGCGGCCAGCGCGTTTACGTGCGCCTATCTGAAATCGACGGTGCGGACGCAGTGGTAATCGGAGAGCGAAAATAA